Proteins found in one Panicum hallii strain FIL2 chromosome 4, PHallii_v3.1, whole genome shotgun sequence genomic segment:
- the LOC112890196 gene encoding protein PHOSPHATE STARVATION RESPONSE 3 produces the protein MSSQSVAIGEQIIAPNQIVHACTSTQTSVHKLFDAKLDHGLLIDDTLSSTSQSSNIKTELIRTSSLSRSLSVNLQKRSPESDLESPLSHISHPKFSDPILSNSSTFCTSLFSSSSKNTDPCRQIGTLPFLPHPPKCEQQVSARQSSSSSLLLNGDTGNALDEAGKSDDLKDFLTLSGDASDGSFHGENNTLAFDEQMEFQFLSEQLGIAITDNEESPHLDDIYGTPPQLSSLPVSSCSNQSKQNLGSPVKVQLSSSRSSSDSATTNKSRLRWTLELHERFVEAVNKLEGPEKATPKAVLKLMKVEGLTIYHVKSHLQKYRLAKYLPEPKEDKKASSEDKKAQLGSSSSDSSKTKNLQVAEALRMQMDVQKQLHEQLEVQRQLQLRIEEHARYLQKILEEQQKAGNLSLKAPTKAQAESPETTSKERSESEGGTTSPRASKNRNPDVDAECKSPVGSKRTKVQVDPEREAPCS, from the exons ATGAGCTCCCAGAGTGTTGCTATTGGGGAGCAAATTATTGCTCCTAACCAAATAGTACACGCCTGCACATCCACACAAACTTCAGTTCATAAGCTGTTTGATGCTAAATTGGACCACGGGCTCTTGATAGATGACACTTTGTCATCCACAAGTCAATCATCAAACATCAAGACTGAATTGATCCGGACATCAAGCTTGTCAAGGAGCCTATCAGTTAACCTTCAGAAAAGAAGCCCTGAATCTGATCTAGAAAGCCCGCTGTCTCACATTTCACACCCCAAATTTTCTGACCCAATATTGTCAAACTCGTCGACGTTCTGcacaagcttattttcttcgTCTTCAAAAAACACAGATCCATGCCGGCAAATTGGCACTTTACCTTTCCTGCCTCACCCTCCTAAGTGTGAGCAGCAGGTTTCAGCTCGGCAGTCATCGAGCTCCTCTCTTCTCTTAAATGGTGATACTGGCAATGCTTTAGATGAAGCTGGAAAGTCAGATGATCTGAAAGATTTTCTCACTCTTTCTGGAGATGCTTCTGATGGGAGCTTCCATGGAGAAAACAATACCTTGGCTTTTGATGAACAGATGGAATTTCAGTTTCTGTCTGAGCAGCTGGGAATTGCCATCACTGACAATGAGGAGAGTCCTCATTTAGAT GACATATACGGCACACCACCACAACTGTCATCGCTTCCAGTTTCATCTTGCTCCAACCAGAGTAAACAGAATCTAGGGTCACCAGTTAAAGTCCAGCTTAGCTCATCTCGGTCTTCTTCTGACTCTGCAACAACTAACAAGTCAAGATTGAGGTGGACACTTGAGCTTCATGAGCGTTTTGTGGAGGCTGTGAACAAGCTTGAAGGACCTGAAA AAGCAACTCCTAAGGCTGTGCTGAAACTAATGAAGGTAGAGGGCCTAACAATTTATCATGTAAAGAGTCATCTGCAG AAATATCGGCTTGCGAAATATCTTCCTGAGCCTAAAGAAG ACAAGAAGGCTTCCTCTGAGGATAAGAAAGCACAATTGGGTAGCAGCAGCAGTGATTCCAGCAAAACTAA gaatttacaaGTGGCAGAAGCTCTAAGGATGCAAATGGATGTTCAGAAACAGCTTCACGAACAATTAGAG GTGCAAAGGCAGTTGCAGCTACGGATAGAGGAACATGCAAGGTACTTGCAGAAAATACTGGAAGAGCAGCAGAAGGCTGGCAACTTGTCGCTGAAAGCGCCAACCAAAGCACAAGCAGAGTCACCTGAGACGACTTCAAAGGAGAGAAGCGAATCTGAGGGAGGAACCACTTCACCGCGGGCATCCAAGAACAGAAACCCGGACGTAGACGCAGAATGCAAGTCGCCTGTAGGGAGCAAGAGAACAAAGGTTCAGGTCGATCCTGAGAGAGAGGCCCCGTGTTCATAG
- the LOC112889303 gene encoding uncharacterized protein LOC112889303 isoform X2 produces MPLPLARARRGFSPQPPARPSSSPSSCRLQLEQDVQELQKALREETALHSVLEGALERAAVTLADMAYLPTNAQELISNICILETAVTKLEEEMVSLHFQLIQERNERRLVEYRLKQLPPSACSCHSGKLEPEDATGEKCNQGEKVYPRAVLHEQVMKLQRQISVKSLVNPNQLSEDIVRCMRNIFISLSDSCRDSSGNSSMENQQSVPSPSGNYSISAFWSLSEPSSISSWVQSPQVDLNYNNNLLASETVFDPYKARDKLSWADIGTYSAAAEVSWMSVGKKQLEYAAESLRKFRLFIEQLAEINPVHLNDDARLAFWINLYNALMMHAYLAYGVPRSDMKLFSLMQKAAYTIGGQSFSAAFIEYVILKTKPPSHRPQMALLLALQKMKVPEEQKKFCIEAPEPLLTFALSCGMYSSPAVKIYTADNVREELQDAQRDFIRASAGVSRKGKLLVPKMLHCFARGFVDDSSFPIWISHFLPQQQATFVDHCVSQRRQSLLGTRTFGIIPFDSRFRYLFLPDTGSLN; encoded by the exons ATGCCGCTGCCGCTGGCCAGGGCGAGGAGGGGGTTCTCCCCGCAGCCGCCGGCCCGCCCCTCCTCGTCTCCTTCCTCGTGCAGGTTGCAGCTCGAGCAGGAT GTGCAGGAGCTGCAGAAGGCTCTGCGGGAGGAGACGGCGCTGCACTCCGTGCTCGAGGGCGCGCTCGAGCGCGCCGCCGTCACCCTCGCCGACATGGCCTACCTCCCCACCAAC GCGCAGGAGCTGATCTCCAACATCTGCATCCTGGAGACCGCGGTCACGAAGCTGGAGGAGGAGATGGTCTCCCTGCATTTCCAGCTCATCCAGGAGAGGAACGAGAGGAGGCTCGTTGAGTACCGCCTCAAGCAGCTGCCGCCGTCGGCTTGCTCCTGCCACTCTGGGAAACTCGAACCGGAG GATGCCACAGGTGAAAAATGTAATCAGGGAGAGAAGGTTTATCCTCGTGCTGTCCTGCATGAACAAGTTATGAAGTTACAGAGACAGATCTCTGTTAAAAGCTTAGTGAATCCTAATCAGCTTTCAGAGGACATCGTCCGCTGCATGAGGAACATTTTTATTTCCTTATCAGATTCCTGCAGAGACTCCTCAGGGAATTCCTCCATGGAGAATCAGCAGTCTGTTCCATCTCCCAGCGGAAACTATTCAATTTCTGCATTCTGGTCTCTCTCGGAACCATCTTCCATATCTTCTTGGGTACAGAGCCCTCAAGTTGATTTGAACTACAACAATAATTTATTAGCTTCAGAGACCGTTTTTGACCCTTACAAAGCTCGCGACAAGCTTAGCTGGGCTGACATAGGAACCTACAGTGCAGCGGCTGAAGTTTCATGGATGTCAGTTGGGAAAAAGCAACTTGAATATGCTGCAGAGTCACTTCGCAAATTCAG GTTGTTCATTGAGCAGTTAGCAGAAATAAACCCTGTTCACCTCAATGATGATGCAAGGCTGGCATTTTGGATCAACCTATACAACGCGTTAATGATGCAC GCTTATCTTGCTTATGGTGTTCCACGGAGTGACATGAAACTGTTTTCACTGATGCAAAAG GCCGCATATACAATTGGGGGGCAATCATTCAGTGCTGCATTTATTGAATATGTGATTCTGAAGACGAAACCACCAAGTCATAGGCCACAGATG gccctgcttcttgcccttcaGAAGATGAAGGTACCTGAGGAGCAGAAAAAATTCTGCATTGAGGCACCTGAGCCACTTTTGACATTTGCTCTCAGCTGTGGAATGTATTCTTCTCCTGCA GTGAAGATATACACAGCAGATAATGTGAgggaagaacttcaagatgcaCAGCGTGATTTCATTAGAGCATCAGCAGGAGTAAGTCGAAAAGGGAAGCTTCTGGTCCCTAAGATGCTACACTGTTTTGCCCGTGGTTTTGTTGATGACAGCAGCTTCCCTATTTGGATATCGCATTTTCTACCTCAGCAGCAAGCTACATTTGTTGATCACTGTGTGTCTCAAAGGCGGCAAAGTCTCCTGGGCACCCGTACTTTTGGCATCATTCCATTTGATTCTCGGTTCCGGTACCTCTTCCTGCCAGATACAGGATCGTTAAATTAA
- the LOC112889304 gene encoding zinc finger CCCH domain-containing protein 46 codes for MNRRQELCRNFQRGSCKYGAQCRFVHASSQQQQQQQHAKPNPFGFGSASRPQQQQLFGSQFQQQQQQQQKPNPFGFGVQGAAGQSRNAPGPAKPFQNKWVRDPSAAPTKQPELAQAPAAAHTSCADPESCRQQIADDFKNETPLWKLTCYAHLRSGPCDIKGDISFEELRAKAYEESRQGNPLQSIIEGERNLQNAKVMEFTNFLNNPRVSVSQTTSFPTVASFPEVKNNSPFGVPQTNGPPVFSSFSQVGSANNFGPGPRTAPGVPTNSLFGQSSQASHPAFPAPTFGRSDMKFGVSGSQQPSGSLQGSSMSSAGNFPKPPAGYQQSASSSHHRDIDRQSQDLLSGIIAPTSAVNQAPVEENKNENQDDSIWLKEKWSIGEIPLGEPPQRHISHVF; via the exons ATGAACCGGCGGCAGGAGCTCTGCAGGAACTTCCAGCGCGGCAG CTGCAAATACGGAGCGCAGTGCAGATTCGTGCACGCGTCCtctcagcagcaacagcagcagcaacatgCGAAGCCCAACCCGTTTGGGTTCGGCTCCGCGAGCcggccacagcagcagcagttgTTCGGTTCGCAgttccagcagcagcagcagcagcagcagaagccCAACCCTTTTGGATTCGGGGTGCAAGGTGCAGCTGGGCAGTCCAGAAACGCTCCTGGCCCGGCGAAG CCATTTCAAAATAAGTGGGTAAGGGACCCGTCAGCTGCTCCAACAAAGCAACCAGAATTGGCGCAGGCACCAGCAGCAGCCCACAC ATCCTGTGCAGATCCCGAGTCCTGCAGACAACAGATTGCTGACGATTTTAAGAATGAAACTCCACTCTGGAAGCTTACATGTTATGCTCACCTCAGAAG TGGCCCTTGTGACATCAAGGGGGATATTAGCTTCGAGGAGCTGAGAGCTAAAGCATATGAGGAAAGCCGACAAGGGAATCCTCTGCAGTCAATA ATCGAGGGTGAGAGGAATCTGCAAAATGCAAAGGTGATGGAGTTTACTAATTTCCTGAACAATCCACGTGTATCAGTATCACAAACTACAAGCTTTCCAACTGTGGCTTCCTTCCCTGAAGTGAAGAATAACTCACCATTTGGGGTTCCTCAAACTAATGGACCACCAGTGTTTAGTAGTTTCAGTCAAGTTGGATCAGCAAATAACTTTGGACCTGGGCCCAG AACTGCACCAGGAGTCCCAACCAATAGTCTCTTCGGTCAATCTAGCCAGGCAAGCCATCCAGCATTTCCTGCACCTACTTTTGGACGTTCTGATATGAAATTTGGAGTTTCAG GTTCACAACAGCCATCTGGGAGTTTGCAAGGCTCAAGCATGTCCAGTGCTGGCAATTTCCCAAAGCCTCCTGCAGGCTACCAGCAGTCTGCCTCCTCTAGCCATCACAGAGACATTGATAGGCAGTCACAAGATTTACTTAGTGGGATCATAGCTCCTACAAGTGCCGTAAACCAAGCTCCTGTTGA GGAGAATAAAAATGAAAATCAGGATGATAGTATCTGGTTGAAGGAAAAATGGTCAATTGGAGAG ATTCCGCTGGGCGAACCACCACAGAGGCACATCAGTCATGTGTTTTAG
- the LOC112889303 gene encoding uncharacterized protein LOC112889303 isoform X1, protein MPLPLARARRGFSPQPPARPSSSPSSCRLQLEQDVQELQKALREETALHSVLEGALERAAVTLADMAYLPTNVRTRAAARLLIPRHGVRVLTLHVSSLPLSLQAQELISNICILETAVTKLEEEMVSLHFQLIQERNERRLVEYRLKQLPPSACSCHSGKLEPEDATGEKCNQGEKVYPRAVLHEQVMKLQRQISVKSLVNPNQLSEDIVRCMRNIFISLSDSCRDSSGNSSMENQQSVPSPSGNYSISAFWSLSEPSSISSWVQSPQVDLNYNNNLLASETVFDPYKARDKLSWADIGTYSAAAEVSWMSVGKKQLEYAAESLRKFRLFIEQLAEINPVHLNDDARLAFWINLYNALMMHAYLAYGVPRSDMKLFSLMQKAAYTIGGQSFSAAFIEYVILKTKPPSHRPQMALLLALQKMKVPEEQKKFCIEAPEPLLTFALSCGMYSSPAVKIYTADNVREELQDAQRDFIRASAGVSRKGKLLVPKMLHCFARGFVDDSSFPIWISHFLPQQQATFVDHCVSQRRQSLLGTRTFGIIPFDSRFRYLFLPDTGSLN, encoded by the exons ATGCCGCTGCCGCTGGCCAGGGCGAGGAGGGGGTTCTCCCCGCAGCCGCCGGCCCGCCCCTCCTCGTCTCCTTCCTCGTGCAGGTTGCAGCTCGAGCAGGAT GTGCAGGAGCTGCAGAAGGCTCTGCGGGAGGAGACGGCGCTGCACTCCGTGCTCGAGGGCGCGCTCGAGCGCGCCGCCGTCACCCTCGCCGACATGGCCTACCTCCCCACCAACGTACGCacgcgcgccgcggcgcggTTGCTGATTCCCCGCCATGGTGTACGGGTGCTGACGCTACATGTCTCCTCACTCCCGCTGTCTCTGCAGGCGCAGGAGCTGATCTCCAACATCTGCATCCTGGAGACCGCGGTCACGAAGCTGGAGGAGGAGATGGTCTCCCTGCATTTCCAGCTCATCCAGGAGAGGAACGAGAGGAGGCTCGTTGAGTACCGCCTCAAGCAGCTGCCGCCGTCGGCTTGCTCCTGCCACTCTGGGAAACTCGAACCGGAG GATGCCACAGGTGAAAAATGTAATCAGGGAGAGAAGGTTTATCCTCGTGCTGTCCTGCATGAACAAGTTATGAAGTTACAGAGACAGATCTCTGTTAAAAGCTTAGTGAATCCTAATCAGCTTTCAGAGGACATCGTCCGCTGCATGAGGAACATTTTTATTTCCTTATCAGATTCCTGCAGAGACTCCTCAGGGAATTCCTCCATGGAGAATCAGCAGTCTGTTCCATCTCCCAGCGGAAACTATTCAATTTCTGCATTCTGGTCTCTCTCGGAACCATCTTCCATATCTTCTTGGGTACAGAGCCCTCAAGTTGATTTGAACTACAACAATAATTTATTAGCTTCAGAGACCGTTTTTGACCCTTACAAAGCTCGCGACAAGCTTAGCTGGGCTGACATAGGAACCTACAGTGCAGCGGCTGAAGTTTCATGGATGTCAGTTGGGAAAAAGCAACTTGAATATGCTGCAGAGTCACTTCGCAAATTCAG GTTGTTCATTGAGCAGTTAGCAGAAATAAACCCTGTTCACCTCAATGATGATGCAAGGCTGGCATTTTGGATCAACCTATACAACGCGTTAATGATGCAC GCTTATCTTGCTTATGGTGTTCCACGGAGTGACATGAAACTGTTTTCACTGATGCAAAAG GCCGCATATACAATTGGGGGGCAATCATTCAGTGCTGCATTTATTGAATATGTGATTCTGAAGACGAAACCACCAAGTCATAGGCCACAGATG gccctgcttcttgcccttcaGAAGATGAAGGTACCTGAGGAGCAGAAAAAATTCTGCATTGAGGCACCTGAGCCACTTTTGACATTTGCTCTCAGCTGTGGAATGTATTCTTCTCCTGCA GTGAAGATATACACAGCAGATAATGTGAgggaagaacttcaagatgcaCAGCGTGATTTCATTAGAGCATCAGCAGGAGTAAGTCGAAAAGGGAAGCTTCTGGTCCCTAAGATGCTACACTGTTTTGCCCGTGGTTTTGTTGATGACAGCAGCTTCCCTATTTGGATATCGCATTTTCTACCTCAGCAGCAAGCTACATTTGTTGATCACTGTGTGTCTCAAAGGCGGCAAAGTCTCCTGGGCACCCGTACTTTTGGCATCATTCCATTTGATTCTCGGTTCCGGTACCTCTTCCTGCCAGATACAGGATCGTTAAATTAA
- the LOC112889302 gene encoding uncharacterized protein LOC112889302: MQPMATTRTNANGVYLVESSSRKEFCVLSRQAELSSSSSGQKINSCNRYEDKSVSHRQESESSMAASDNIDSLVANSIGRLIFEAGLEPDFVHLPSYNGVIDLLTRGVRIAMPSYKYILQVQLSEVQQRERVLRQHWEKSGCSVILDSWKSSCGKKFVSVFVHCREGMLFLRSMDISKIFDDVDELAAMVCHVIEDIGVCSIVQIIINDVSPHMQAAEHAVLKKYEQSFIFAVCADHCINLLLENIAALDNVKDVLMKARDITRFFYGHALPMELKRLYIGDAEIISNSNLKFVAVFDTLEKLVFQRDNLVEMFSSADWVSSDLASTSLPMHICEVVQTDDAFWSAAANILKVTGPLIRVLYKLEGDKCPVSVLYDAMDSAKEDIKLNLGDEHGSYWLMIDHIWDDYLHSPVHAAGYFLNPTIFYTDRFRNDAEISSGITTCILRVSKSHYDALLTAEQMDVYLRKSGPFDSDSAIEEAEGTPQDLWWVKHGSGTPALQSFASLILGQTCFGTSRYNLDKSLSERLHTEKRAYTEQERFRSMEYIYYNLRLANSVPRVAGPPADQHSKLTTQLGDWVSA; the protein is encoded by the exons ATGCAGCCCATGGCAACCACAAGGACAAATGCAAATGGTGTTTATTTGGTTGAAAGTTCTTCTAGGAAGGAATTCTGTGTTCTGAGTAGGCAAGCAGAactatcatcatcatcatcaggcCAGAAAATAAACTCATGCAACCGCTATGAGGACAAGTCTGTGTCGCATAGGCAGGAATCTGAATCCTCCATGGCAGCAAGTGATAACATTGATTCTCTAGTGGCGAATTCAATCGGCAGGCTCATCTTTGAGGCTGGACTTGAGCCTGATTTTGTTCACTTACCATCTTATAATGGTGTGATTGATTTGCTCACCCGTGGAGTTCGGATTGCGATGCCTTCTTATAAATATATTCTTCAGGTGCAACTAAGTGAAGTTCAGCAGCGTGAAAGGGTTTTGAGGCAACACTGGGAAAAAAGTGGGTGCAGTGTAATATTGGATAGCTGGAAAAGCTCATGTGGGAAAAAGTTCGTAAGTGTTTTTGTGCATTGCAGAGAAGGCATGCTGTTCCTCAGATCCATGGACATATCTAAAATATTCGATGATGTTGATGAGCTTGCAGCAATGGTTTGCCATGTGATTGAAGATATTGGTGTGTGCAGCATCGTTCAGATTATCATAAATGATGTATCGCCGCATATGCAAGCTGCAGAGCATGCTGTCTTAAAGAAATATGAGCAGTCATTCATATTTGCGGTATGTGCCGATCATTGCATCAATCTTCTGCTTGAGAATATAGCAGCACTTGATAATGTGAAAGATGTCCTAATGAAGGCAAGGGATATCACTAGGTTTTTTTATGGCCATGCACTGCCAATGGAACTGAAAAGGCTGTATATTGGGGATGCTGAGATCATAAGTAATTCTAACCTGAAATTTGTGGCTGTGTTTGACACACTTGAAAAGCTAGTGTTTCAGAGGGATAATCTGGTGGAGATGTTTAGCTCGGCAGACTGGGTTTCCTCTGATCTGGCTTCTACAAGTCTGCCCATGCATATCTGTGAGGTAGTACAGACGGATGATGCATTCTGGAGTGCTGCTGCCAACATTTTGAAGGTGACAGGCCCACTTATCAGAGTTTTATATAAACTGGAAGGTGATAAGTGTCCAGTGAGTGTCCTGTATGATGCCATGGATAGCGCAAAAGAAGACATCAAACTGAATCTTGGTGATGAGCATGGCAGTTACTGGCTGATGATTGATCACATCTGggatgattacttgcattcccCAGTCCATGCTGCTGGCTATTTTCTCAATCCAACTATTTTTTACACCGATCGATTCCGCAATGATGCTGAGATCAGCAGTGGCATCACGACCTGCATTCTACGAGTATCCAAGAGTCATTATGATGCATTGCTCACTGCTGAACAAATGGATGTCTATCTGAGGAAGTCGGGTCCGTTTGATTCTGATTCAGCCATTGAGGAAGCTGAGGGAACACCTCAAG ATCTCTGGTGGGTGAAGCATGGGTCTGGCACGCCGGCGCTGCAGTCCTTTGCGAGCTTGATCCTAGGGCAGACGTGCTTCGGCACTTCCAGGTACAACCTGGACAAGAGCTTGTCCGAGAGGCTGCACACCGAGAAGAGGGCCTACACCGAGCAGGAGAGGTTCCGCAGCATGGAGTACATCTACTACAACCTCCGGCTCGCCAACTCGGTGCCGCGCGTGGCCGGCCCTCCCGCGGACCAACATAGTAAGCTCACTACCCAGCTGGGCGATTGGGTCTCAGCGTAG
- the LOC112889305 gene encoding uncharacterized protein LOC112889305 isoform X1, whose product MPEAGSWASFQAQLRAGPAEEQVGPHLKKMRSMWAHRIFLSFAGGSQPLVARIASLYLPRQRGRVADRRPQPTALPGFREATARPAVAGEPPAGGMTSPAQAVLAVALAAILSTPAPQPDTFSNIPPTLSGASPARHVLPLSSTARMATVARVTDEGVPSWAGGDGKAERIKHPRSAKALQCTTKCVGTCIRGGGGAPGEGPLNVRRPLVVFKDGFRTRQYCLIECSDICNRIKDGKDGP is encoded by the exons ATGCCGGAGGCCGGGAGCTGGGCTAGTTTTCAGGCCCAATTAAGAGCCGGCCCAGCAGAGGAGCAGGTGGGCCCGCATCTCAAAAAAATGAGGAGCATGTGGGCCCATCGTATCTTCCTCTCCTTCGCAGGAGGCTCGCAGCCACTGGTCGCGCGTATCGCCTCGCTGTATCTGCCACGGCAGCGAGGCCGGGTGGCTGACCGGAGGCCACAGCCCACAGCTCTGCCTGGATTCCGCGAGGCCACGGCGCGTCCTGCCGTCGCCGGAGAGCCGCCCGCTGGAGGGATGACGTCGCCGGCGCAGGCCGTGCTTGCGGTGGCGCTCGCGGCCATCCTCTCGACGCCGGCTCCGCAGCCGGACACCTTCTCCAACATCCCGCCCACGCTCTCCGGTGCGTCTCCAGCACGACACGTGCTTCCACTTAGCAGCACAGCACGCATGGCCACTGTGGCCAGGGTCACTGACGAGGGCGTCCCGAGCTGGGCAGGGGGCGACGGGAAGGCGGAGCGGATCAAGCACCCCAGGTCGGCCAAGGCGCTCCAGTGCACGACCAAGTGCGTCGGCACCTGcatccgcggcggcggcggcgcgcccgGCGAGGGCCCCCTCAACGTCAGGAG GCCACTCGTGGTGTTCAAGGACGGGTTCCGGACCCGGCAGTACTG CCTGATAGAATGCTCAGATATCTGCAATCGCATCAAGGATGGGAAGGATGGACCCTGA
- the LOC112889305 gene encoding uncharacterized protein LOC112889305 isoform X2 produces the protein MPEAGSWASFQAQLRAGPAEEQVGPHLKKMRSMWAHRIFLSFAGGSQPLVARIASLYLPRQRGRVADRRPQPTALPGFREATARPAVAGEPPAGGMTSPAQAVLAVALAAILSTPAPQPDTFSNIPPTLSGGDGKAERIKHPRSAKALQCTTKCVGTCIRGGGGAPGEGPLNVRRPLVVFKDGFRTRQYCLIECSDICNRIKDGKDGP, from the exons ATGCCGGAGGCCGGGAGCTGGGCTAGTTTTCAGGCCCAATTAAGAGCCGGCCCAGCAGAGGAGCAGGTGGGCCCGCATCTCAAAAAAATGAGGAGCATGTGGGCCCATCGTATCTTCCTCTCCTTCGCAGGAGGCTCGCAGCCACTGGTCGCGCGTATCGCCTCGCTGTATCTGCCACGGCAGCGAGGCCGGGTGGCTGACCGGAGGCCACAGCCCACAGCTCTGCCTGGATTCCGCGAGGCCACGGCGCGTCCTGCCGTCGCCGGAGAGCCGCCCGCTGGAGGGATGACGTCGCCGGCGCAGGCCGTGCTTGCGGTGGCGCTCGCGGCCATCCTCTCGACGCCGGCTCCGCAGCCGGACACCTTCTCCAACATCCCGCCCACGCTCTCCG GGGGCGACGGGAAGGCGGAGCGGATCAAGCACCCCAGGTCGGCCAAGGCGCTCCAGTGCACGACCAAGTGCGTCGGCACCTGcatccgcggcggcggcggcgcgcccgGCGAGGGCCCCCTCAACGTCAGGAG GCCACTCGTGGTGTTCAAGGACGGGTTCCGGACCCGGCAGTACTG CCTGATAGAATGCTCAGATATCTGCAATCGCATCAAGGATGGGAAGGATGGACCCTGA